CTCGTGCAGTTCCTCATCGGCTCGCTCGTGCTCATCGCCGGGCTTGCCGTCTGGCAGGGAATCCCCGCCACCGCGCTACTCTGGCCGCTGGCCTGGCTGCCGCTGCTCGCTCTTGCTGGCGGCGTCGCGCTGGCCTTGTCCGCACTCACCGTCTACCTGCGCGACCTCGCCCAGCTCACCGGCTTTGTCGCTACCGTCCTACTGTTCATGTCGCCGGTGTTCTATCCGCTCGCCAGCGCTCCCGCCGCCATCCAGGGCTGGCTGATGCTGAGCCCGCTCACCGTCCCGCTCGAAGGCGCACGCGACCTGCTCATTCATGGTCGCGTGCCATCGCTGCTGCCCTGGGCGATCCATGCGGCAGGCTGTTTGCTGGCGCTGTGGGCGGGCTGGTGGGTGTTCCAGCGTACCCGCCGCGGGTTTGCCGATGTCATCTGAAGCGGTCGGTATCGCCATCCGGGCCCGCGCGCTGAGCAAACACTACCTGCTCTACGACAAGCCGCACCACCGCCTGCTGCAATCGCTGTGGCGCGGCCGCCGACGCTACTACCGCGAGTTCCAGGCCTTGCACGACGTCGGCTTCGAACTGGCGGCGGGCGAGACGCTCGGCATCATCGGCCGCAACGGCGCCGGCAAATCGACGCTGCTGCAGCTCGTGTGCGGCACTTTGCAGCCGAGCGCGGGCGAAGTCGAGGTACGTGGCCGCATCGCCGCACTGCTCGAACTCGGCACCGGCTTCAACCCCGATTTCACCGGCCGCGAGAATGCGCTCATCAACGCCGCCATCCTCGGACTTTCTGCCGAAGAGGCCGCCGCCCGGCTGGACGACATCCTCGCCTTCGCCGACATCGGCGACTTCATCGACCAGCCGGTCAAGACCTATTCGAGCGGCATGTACGTGCGCCTGGCCTTCGCGGTGGTCATCCATGTCAGCCCGGACATCCTGATCGTCGACGAGGCGCTCGCGGTCGGCGATGCCCTGTTCCAGGCCAAGTGCATGACCCGGATGCGGCGCATGCTCGACGACGGGCTCACGCTGCTGTTCATCAGTCACGACATCGCCGCGGTGAAGGCACTGTGCCAGCGCTGCCTGTGGCTCGAGCACGGCAAAGTGCGCGCTCTCGGGCCGACCGCCGAAATCACCCGCGCCTACGACCAGGACTGGATCCGCGAGGCCAATGCCTCACAGGGCGTGATACCGGACTCGGAGAACGTGGTCGCCGAAGGGCACATCGGTTCGGGCGCGGTGCGCCTGCTCGCGCACGAATGGATGGCCGACGGGGCAACCGGCACCCGGGTCCGCGCTATCCATGGCCAGCTCCTCGCGCTGCGCCTGCGCCTGGGCGTGGTGCGCGACTGCGACCGGCTGGTGGTCTCCTTCCACCTCAAGAACCGCCAGAATCAGCACGTGCTCGGCGCGCACACTGCGGACCGTCCCGAGGTCCATGCCCGACCATGGCAGGCCGGCGACGTCTTCGAAGTCGAGTTCGCCATCCCGGTCCACCTCCATCACGGCGCCTACGCCCTCACCGTCGTGGTGTCCGACATCGGCGATGTCGAACGCTACACCGACGCCACTTTCCATCTCTGGGCCGACGACATCGCCATGATCGAGGTCGTGCCGCGCGCGCGCTTCCCCCTCAGCGACCTCGTCGAGCCGCCGATCGCCGCCACGGTGGAAAGCGGCGTGCCGCGCTGGGTGATCCTCGACGACTTCTTCCCCAACCTGCTAACCGGCTTTCGCGTCGCCGAATACAACGCCCACCTCGCCGCCTTCCCCGGGCTGGAAGTGCGCTCCTGTGCGGCCGACTTTGCTGCCGAACATGCCGGCTATGCCCGGCAGTATCCCGAGCACGCGGCGCGCGTCCGCCCTTACGCCGCGTCGTGGCTGACCGGCTGCCAGCTGGCCTACCTCAACTTCCTCAACAACGCCGTTCATTTCCTGCCGGATCTCGAGGCTCGCGGCCTTCCCTTCGTCCTGACCCTGTACCCGGGCGGGGGCTTCGGCCTGCACGAACCGGACAGTGACCGCAAACTGCAGCGGGTGCTCGCCTCCCCGTTGCTCCAGGCCGTCATCGTCACCCAGCCGGTCACCGCCGATTACCTGCAGGATTTCGCCGCCCGTCACGGGCTGCACCTGCCGCCGCTGCACTTCATTCCCGGCGTGGTCATCAGCCCGCGCTACTTCCTCGCGCCGCCCGCCGCGCGCACCCAGCACCCGACCCGCTCCGGACAGGGCGTGGATATCTGCTTCGTCGCCGAGCGCTACATGCCGCTCGCGGCGAACAAGGGTTACCCGGAGTTCATCGAAGCGGTCGGCCTGCTGGCGGATCGGCCGGACCTGCGTTTTCACATCGTCGGCGGCGGCTATACTGCCGATGAGCTCGACTTCGGGCACCTCGCCGACTGCATCCGTTACCACGGCCGTCTCGATACCGCCGAGTTGCAGCGCTTCTATGCCGGCATGGACCTGATCGTGTCGCCCAATCGCCCCGGCCTGCTCCACGCCGGAAATTTCGATGGCTTCCCCACGGGCTGCTGCGTCGAAGCCGCGCTGTGCGGTGTCGCGATGCTGGTCACCGATGCGTTGCAGCAGAATCCGGGCTACGCCGATGGACAGGAACTTTTTCTGCTCGACCACCGCGAGGCCGCCGAGCCGCTGGCCGCGCAGATCGCGCGCATCGTCCGTGAACTCGCTGCCGACCCGCAGCGCCTGGCGCGTGTCGCGCAGGCGGGCGCCGCGCTGACCCGGCGCCTGTACCACCCGCGCGAGCAGATCGAGCAACGCCAGCGCATCCTCGAAAGCGCAGCCGAACGCCTCGCGGCGCAGGAGGCGACGCAGTGACGGCGGGCCGCGGCCGCCCGCTTGTCATCTTCGGGGCCGGCGGCCAGGGGCGCGAACTCGCGCAGCTCGTTGCCGACATCAACCGCGCGCAGGGCGAGACCTGGCAGCTGCTGGGCTTCGTCGCCGATCACGCACCGCCGCCCGCGCCGCTGCTGCCCGCCCCCTTCCTGGGCGACGCGACATGGCTGGCGCGCCACCCGGATGCGCACGTCGTCGTCGCGGTAGGCGTCCCCGAAGCGCGGCGCGCGCTCGTCGACCGCCTGCGCCAGCAAACGCCCGGCCGGCGCTTCGCCACCCTCGTCCATCCCCGGGCCTGGCTCGCGGACGATGTCGTTCCGGGCGAAGGCAGCGTGGTGTTCGCCGGCTGCCTGCTCAACACAGACGTGCGGATCGGCGCCCATGCCAGTCTCAACCTGGGGTGCACGCTCAGCCACGACGTCGTGCTCGGCGACTTCGTCAGCCTCGGGCCGGGAGTGCATCTCGCCGGCGCCACCCACGTCGGCAGCGGTGCCGACATCGGCGCCGGCGCGGCAAGCCGGCCGCGGGCGCAGGTCGGCGCGGGCGCAGTCGTCGGTGCGGGCGCCGTCGTCGTCCATCCCGTGCCCGCCGGGCGTACCGTCGTCGGCGTACCGGCCCGCTGACCGAACCCACGTTTCGAGTGTCCGCCATGCGCCCGCCCAAAGCTTTCGACGAGCCGGTCTATGTGACCCGGCCGCTGCTGCCTCCGCTCGAGGAGTACACCGCGCTGTTGCAGCAAGTATGGGACAGCGGCTGGCTCACCAATGGCGGCCGGCAGCATGCCGAGCTCGAGCGCGAGCTCGCCCGCCACCTCGGCGCGGAGCAGCTGAGCCTGTTCAACAACGGCACCATCGCGCTCATCGTCGCCTGCCAGGCCCTGCGCCTGAGCGGCGAAGTCATCACCACGCCCTTCACCTTCCCGGCGACGCCGCACGTGCTCAGCTGGAACAACATCACGCCGGTCTTCGCCGACATCGATCCCGATACGCTTTGTATCGATCCGGCGCGCGTCGAGGCGCTGGTCAGCAACCGCACCAGCGCGATCCTCGGCGTCCATGTCTATGGCGTGCCGTGCGACGTGCACGCGCTCGACGACATCGCCCGGCGCCAGGGGCTGCGCGTGGTGTACGACGCCGCCCACGCGTTCGGCACCACCGTCGGCGACAAGCCGATCGCCGCCTTCGGCGACGCCACGATGTTCAGCCTGCACGCGACCAAGCTCTTCCACAGCGCAGAGGGCGGAGCCTTGGCGGTGTCCGACCCCGACCTCAAGCAACGCATCGACCTGTTGAAGAACTTCGGCATCAAGAACGAAGACGAGGTCGTCATGCCCGGCATCAACGGCAAGCTCAGCGAACTGCAGGCCGCGCTCGGGCGGGTCGTGCTGCGCCACGTCGACGCCGAGCGCGCCCGCCGCGCGGAGGTGCGCCGCATCTACGAACAACGCCTGCAGGGCGTACCCGGCCTGCGCCTGCACGCGATGCCCGCCGGCGTCGTCGACAGCCTCCAATACCTCGTGCTGCGCATCGACGCCGTCGCCGCAAGCTGCGACCGCGACACCCTGCATGCCCGCCTGAAGCGCTACAACATCGTCACGCGCAAGTACTTCCACCCGCTGTGCAGCGACTACAGCTGCTACCGTCAGCTGCCCACCGCCAGCCCGCGGCACCTGCCGGTGGCCTACCGGATCGCCACCGAAGTGCTGGCGCTGCCTTTCCACGGCACGCTGGCCGCGGACGACGTGCATCGCATCTGCGACGCGATCCTCTACGCCTTGCGCCAATGACCCTAGAAACAGCAGTTGCGCCGGTAAAAATCCGCTCATCCTTCGACAGGCTCAGGACGAACGGATTTTTACCTCCTCACCCATGGGGTGGCACCACCGTTCGCCCTGAGCTCTTCGACTTCGCTCAGGACAGGCTTGTCGAAGGGCTTTCGATACGACAACTGCGGTTTCAAGGATGACGCTGCACCGCCCGTCCGCCTCGCTCGGCAAATCTCTTCCGTTGTCATGAAATTTTTCCAGACCCTGCGCGCCCGCCTCGCCGGCGCGCCGCTCGTGAGCGTCGTCGTCGCGAGCTACAACCACGCGCCTTTCGTCGCCGAAGCACTGCAAAGCGCGCTCGACCAGGGCATCGACGCGCTCGAGATCCTCGTCACCGACGACGGCTCGTCCGACGGCACCGCCGCTGCGGTGGCCGCGTTCGCCGCAGCGCACCCGACGCGCCGCATCGAACTCAACGCTTTTGCGCAGAATCGCGGCGCCTGCATCGCGATGAATGACGCCATCGCGCGCGCGCGCGGGCGCTATATCGCGGTGCTGAACTCGGACGACCGCTTCCTGCCCGGCAAGCTGCGCCGCCAGCTCGATTTTCTCGCCGCCCATCCCGGTGTCGGCGCGGTGTTCGGCCAGCCCTGCTTCATCGACGAACAGGGGCGGCCGTTCGAAGATCCCGCGCACAAGGACCACGCCGTGTTCAACGCCGGCAACCGCTCGCGCCATGCCTGGTTGCGCCATTTCTTCGACCACGGCAACGCCCTGTGCCACCCCACCGCGCTGATCCGCCGCGCGGTGTATCGCCGCGTCGGCCTGTACGACGCGCGCCTCGCCCAGGTGCCCGACCTCGACCTGTGGATCCGCGTGTGCATGCACTTCGACATCCACGTCATGCCCGAGGCGCTGACCGCGTTCCGCATTCGCGACTCCCAGCAGAACGCCAGCGCGGCCCGCCCCGAAGTCGTGGTGCGCGACGCCTGGGAGCGAGCCGTCATCCTGCGCCACTACCTGCAACTGCCCGAGTCCGGACTGCTCCAGGTGTTCCCCGAATTGCGCGACCAGCCCGGCAGCGTGGTCGAACGCCTCGCGCGCCATGCGCTGGCGCTGCCTTATCCGTTTCACCACCGTTTCGCGCTCGACGCCTGGCATGGCAGCCTGCCCGCGGCGTGCCCTCCGGGCGATGCCGATCCCCAGGCGTGGCGCCGCTTCATTGCCGCGAGCGGCGCGACCGACCTGCACCGTATCCACCACTAGGCGTGCCCGCCCGTGCAATCCTCGCAACACGGCTACCTGAGCCGTCTCGACCACCTGCGCTTCTTCGCCGCTGCGCTGGTGGTGCTGTTCCACTTCTTCCACAGCCACGTGGGCGACCTGCGGGCGCGCAATCCGCTGGTGTCGCTGATCGACGAAGGGCACACCGGCATCGCCCTGTTCATGGTCATCAGCGGCTTCATCTTCACCGTCATCGCCGGCGACCGCGACATCCGCTACGGCGGCTTTCTGCGCAACCGCATCCTGCGCATCTACCCGCTGTTCACGTTCGCGGTCTTCCTCCAGCTGCTGATCAGCACTTACAACAACCACTACAACTACGGCTTCCACCAGCTCATCGGCTGGCTGATCCCTTTCCGCTCCGAGACGGTGCCGCTGTCGCCGTATTTCGCGCAGCTGTGGACGATCTGGGTGGAATTCCAGTTCTACCTGATCTTCCCTTTCCTGCTCGCCTTCTCGCGCCGTATCGGCGTGCGCTACCTGTTCGGCCTGCTGCTGCTGCTGGTGCTGGTGCGCGCGCTGGTGTTCGCCGCCAGCGGCAGCGTGCGCTTCCTCGCCTATGAAACCATCTTCGGCCGGCTCGACCAGTTTCTCGTCGGCATGCTCGTCGGCCTTGCTTGGCAGCGCCGTGCGCCGCCGGCGTCCGGCCTGAACCCCGCGTGGCTGGCGCTGGCCGCCGCCGCGCTGGTCGCGGGCCTGCACGCTTTCAGCCGCAAAGTGGGCTTCTCCGAGCTGAACAGCCCGTTCTGGATCCTGTGGCCGGCAGTCGAGGCGGCGCTGTGGGCCGCCGTCGTGTGGGCTTACCTGCGGGCGCGCTGGCCTGGCCCGGCGGCGTTGCGCCGGCGCATCGATGCTTCCCTCGCGGCGCTCGGCGCGGTGAGTTTTTCCACCTACGTGCTGCACAACCTCGTCATCGCCGCCTACAACGCCCGCCTGCCCCTGCTCGATTCCGGCCTCGGCGTCGGCGCCAATGCCTTTTTCACCGGCCTGCTGCTCGTCCTGCCGTTGGTGCTGGCGCTGTCGGCGGTGACCTATCTGCTGATCGAAAAACCCTTCCTCGCGCTGCGCGGGCGCTACCTCGGTTCGCGGGTGGACGGAAGGGATTAATCCGAAAGGATTAGAAGTTCATCTGAAATCCAGGAAAAGTTTCCACACCTCTGATTTTTAAGACTGTTTCCAGCCGTGCCGTGTCGCGCCACGCTGCCGCGGCAATGTCACGGGCTTACGCC
The window above is part of the Azoarcus sp. PA01 genome. Proteins encoded here:
- a CDS encoding ABC transporter permease, whose amino-acid sequence is MRATSIRAAGAPSAAPTELLASLWSHRHLLARLVLRDLASRYRGSFIGLMWSLVLPCAMLGIYLFVFGHVFTPVRAVGQEGVNAAFALSLFSGLLLHGLLAESITRAPMAVLTQPSYVKKVVFPLELLPFTTVGSALVQFLIGSLVLIAGLAVWQGIPATALLWPLAWLPLLALAGGVALALSALTVYLRDLAQLTGFVATVLLFMSPVFYPLASAPAAIQGWLMLSPLTVPLEGARDLLIHGRVPSLLPWAIHAAGCLLALWAGWWVFQRTRRGFADVI
- a CDS encoding acyltransferase gives rise to the protein MQSSQHGYLSRLDHLRFFAAALVVLFHFFHSHVGDLRARNPLVSLIDEGHTGIALFMVISGFIFTVIAGDRDIRYGGFLRNRILRIYPLFTFAVFLQLLISTYNNHYNYGFHQLIGWLIPFRSETVPLSPYFAQLWTIWVEFQFYLIFPFLLAFSRRIGVRYLFGLLLLLVLVRALVFAASGSVRFLAYETIFGRLDQFLVGMLVGLAWQRRAPPASGLNPAWLALAAAALVAGLHAFSRKVGFSELNSPFWILWPAVEAALWAAVVWAYLRARWPGPAALRRRIDASLAALGAVSFSTYVLHNLVIAAYNARLPLLDSGLGVGANAFFTGLLLVLPLVLALSAVTYLLIEKPFLALRGRYLGSRVDGRD
- a CDS encoding DegT/DnrJ/EryC1/StrS family aminotransferase, translating into MRPPKAFDEPVYVTRPLLPPLEEYTALLQQVWDSGWLTNGGRQHAELERELARHLGAEQLSLFNNGTIALIVACQALRLSGEVITTPFTFPATPHVLSWNNITPVFADIDPDTLCIDPARVEALVSNRTSAILGVHVYGVPCDVHALDDIARRQGLRVVYDAAHAFGTTVGDKPIAAFGDATMFSLHATKLFHSAEGGALAVSDPDLKQRIDLLKNFGIKNEDEVVMPGINGKLSELQAALGRVVLRHVDAERARRAEVRRIYEQRLQGVPGLRLHAMPAGVVDSLQYLVLRIDAVAASCDRDTLHARLKRYNIVTRKYFHPLCSDYSCYRQLPTASPRHLPVAYRIATEVLALPFHGTLAADDVHRICDAILYALRQ
- a CDS encoding ATP-binding cassette domain-containing protein translates to MSSEAVGIAIRARALSKHYLLYDKPHHRLLQSLWRGRRRYYREFQALHDVGFELAAGETLGIIGRNGAGKSTLLQLVCGTLQPSAGEVEVRGRIAALLELGTGFNPDFTGRENALINAAILGLSAEEAAARLDDILAFADIGDFIDQPVKTYSSGMYVRLAFAVVIHVSPDILIVDEALAVGDALFQAKCMTRMRRMLDDGLTLLFISHDIAAVKALCQRCLWLEHGKVRALGPTAEITRAYDQDWIREANASQGVIPDSENVVAEGHIGSGAVRLLAHEWMADGATGTRVRAIHGQLLALRLRLGVVRDCDRLVVSFHLKNRQNQHVLGAHTADRPEVHARPWQAGDVFEVEFAIPVHLHHGAYALTVVVSDIGDVERYTDATFHLWADDIAMIEVVPRARFPLSDLVEPPIAATVESGVPRWVILDDFFPNLLTGFRVAEYNAHLAAFPGLEVRSCAADFAAEHAGYARQYPEHAARVRPYAASWLTGCQLAYLNFLNNAVHFLPDLEARGLPFVLTLYPGGGFGLHEPDSDRKLQRVLASPLLQAVIVTQPVTADYLQDFAARHGLHLPPLHFIPGVVISPRYFLAPPAARTQHPTRSGQGVDICFVAERYMPLAANKGYPEFIEAVGLLADRPDLRFHIVGGGYTADELDFGHLADCIRYHGRLDTAELQRFYAGMDLIVSPNRPGLLHAGNFDGFPTGCCVEAALCGVAMLVTDALQQNPGYADGQELFLLDHREAAEPLAAQIARIVRELAADPQRLARVAQAGAALTRRLYHPREQIEQRQRILESAAERLAAQEATQ
- a CDS encoding glycosyltransferase — protein: MKFFQTLRARLAGAPLVSVVVASYNHAPFVAEALQSALDQGIDALEILVTDDGSSDGTAAAVAAFAAAHPTRRIELNAFAQNRGACIAMNDAIARARGRYIAVLNSDDRFLPGKLRRQLDFLAAHPGVGAVFGQPCFIDEQGRPFEDPAHKDHAVFNAGNRSRHAWLRHFFDHGNALCHPTALIRRAVYRRVGLYDARLAQVPDLDLWIRVCMHFDIHVMPEALTAFRIRDSQQNASAARPEVVVRDAWERAVILRHYLQLPESGLLQVFPELRDQPGSVVERLARHALALPYPFHHRFALDAWHGSLPAACPPGDADPQAWRRFIAASGATDLHRIHH
- a CDS encoding NeuD/PglB/VioB family sugar acetyltransferase, which gives rise to MTAGRGRPLVIFGAGGQGRELAQLVADINRAQGETWQLLGFVADHAPPPAPLLPAPFLGDATWLARHPDAHVVVAVGVPEARRALVDRLRQQTPGRRFATLVHPRAWLADDVVPGEGSVVFAGCLLNTDVRIGAHASLNLGCTLSHDVVLGDFVSLGPGVHLAGATHVGSGADIGAGAASRPRAQVGAGAVVGAGAVVVHPVPAGRTVVGVPAR